From Silurus meridionalis isolate SWU-2019-XX chromosome 14, ASM1480568v1, whole genome shotgun sequence, a single genomic window includes:
- the tmem150b gene encoding modulator of macroautophagy TMEM150B isoform X3 → MNELLQHARQFDWSIMWTWALLPVILAAFGTIGIWTVFGLAVSNDTVNLTVEFPYISTCGSYNPQSCLFSQICNICSVLALWIVIMRFQQVRDFNCASRVNTVSLVLGFISSIGISILGNFQQTVVMGAHLLGAFLAFFVGLAYFWVQVWLTYRAKPSDDKKWAGPARIIFCSLCTCLVLLMSVFHNIGYRSEAAMCEWALVMCFFMLFGIFSAEFRHIDFHQLHVQNEGLNKSTLESPAQHNK, encoded by the exons atgaatgaattattgcAACATGCTAG GCAATTTGATTGGTCCATCATGTGGACATGGGCACTACTTCCTGTCATCCTGGCAGCGTTCGGCACTATAGGCATTTGGACtgt GTTTGGTTTAGCTGTGTCTAATGATACAGTGAATCTGACAGTTGAATTTCCATATAtcag cacATGTGGCTCATATAACCCTCAGAGCTGCCTGTTCTCCCAGATATGCAACATTTGCTCTGTGCTAG CTCTGTGGATTGTGATTATGAGGTTCCAGCAGGTGAGAGATTTCAACTGTGCATCACGAGTAAACACAGTCAGTCTAGTTCTAGGGTTCATTTCATCAATAGGAATCTCCATCCTGGGAAACTTTCAG CAAACAGTGGTGATGGGTGCTCACTTGTTGGGTGCATTCCTGGCATTTTTTGTGGGTCTGGCATACTTCTGGGTTCAGGTGTGGCTCACTTACCGTGCCAAACCATCAGATGATAAGAAGTGGGCGGGGCCTGCACGCATCATTTTCTGCAGTCTGTGCACTTGCTTGGTTCTTCTCA TGTCTGTGTTCCATAACATAGGCTACCGATCGGAAGCTGCTATGTGTGAGTGGGCTTTGGTCATGTGCTTCTTCATGCTCTTCGGCATTTTCTCCGCAGAGTTTCGCCACATTGATTTTCATCAACTGCACGTCCAGAACGAGGGGCTCAACAAAAGCACCCTCGAGTCTCCAGCACAGCACAATAAATAG
- the tmem150b gene encoding modulator of macroautophagy TMEM150B isoform X2 — protein MWTWALLPVILAAFGTIGIWTVFGLAVSNDTVNLTVEFPYISTCGSYNPQSCLFSQICNICSVLGECFSLSFSLSFIYPLIFFLILPPDPDAALWIVIMRFQQVRDFNCASRVNTVSLVLGFISSIGISILGNFQQTVVMGAHLLGAFLAFFVGLAYFWVQVWLTYRAKPSDDKKWAGPARIIFCSLCTCLVLLMSVFHNIGYRSEAAMCEWALVMCFFMLFGIFSAEFRHIDFHQLHVQNEGLNKSTLESPAQHNK, from the exons ATGTGGACATGGGCACTACTTCCTGTCATCCTGGCAGCGTTCGGCACTATAGGCATTTGGACtgt GTTTGGTTTAGCTGTGTCTAATGATACAGTGAATCTGACAGTTGAATTTCCATATAtcag cacATGTGGCTCATATAACCCTCAGAGCTGCCTGTTCTCCCAGATATGCAACATTTGCTCTGTGCTAGGTGAgtgcttctctctttctttctcactttcatttatttatccattaattttctttctcatactGCCACCCGATCCCGATGCAGCTCTGTGGATTGTGATTATGAGGTTCCAGCAGGTGAGAGATTTCAACTGTGCATCACGAGTAAACACAGTCAGTCTAGTTCTAGGGTTCATTTCATCAATAGGAATCTCCATCCTGGGAAACTTTCAG CAAACAGTGGTGATGGGTGCTCACTTGTTGGGTGCATTCCTGGCATTTTTTGTGGGTCTGGCATACTTCTGGGTTCAGGTGTGGCTCACTTACCGTGCCAAACCATCAGATGATAAGAAGTGGGCGGGGCCTGCACGCATCATTTTCTGCAGTCTGTGCACTTGCTTGGTTCTTCTCA TGTCTGTGTTCCATAACATAGGCTACCGATCGGAAGCTGCTATGTGTGAGTGGGCTTTGGTCATGTGCTTCTTCATGCTCTTCGGCATTTTCTCCGCAGAGTTTCGCCACATTGATTTTCATCAACTGCACGTCCAGAACGAGGGGCTCAACAAAAGCACCCTCGAGTCTCCAGCACAGCACAATAAATAG
- the tmem150b gene encoding modulator of macroautophagy TMEM150B isoform X1 translates to MVLSNRQFDWSIMWTWALLPVILAAFGTIGIWTVFGLAVSNDTVNLTVEFPYISTCGSYNPQSCLFSQICNICSVLGECFSLSFSLSFIYPLIFFLILPPDPDAALWIVIMRFQQVRDFNCASRVNTVSLVLGFISSIGISILGNFQQTVVMGAHLLGAFLAFFVGLAYFWVQVWLTYRAKPSDDKKWAGPARIIFCSLCTCLVLLMSVFHNIGYRSEAAMCEWALVMCFFMLFGIFSAEFRHIDFHQLHVQNEGLNKSTLESPAQHNK, encoded by the exons ATGGTCCTTTCTAACAG GCAATTTGATTGGTCCATCATGTGGACATGGGCACTACTTCCTGTCATCCTGGCAGCGTTCGGCACTATAGGCATTTGGACtgt GTTTGGTTTAGCTGTGTCTAATGATACAGTGAATCTGACAGTTGAATTTCCATATAtcag cacATGTGGCTCATATAACCCTCAGAGCTGCCTGTTCTCCCAGATATGCAACATTTGCTCTGTGCTAGGTGAgtgcttctctctttctttctcactttcatttatttatccattaattttctttctcatactGCCACCCGATCCCGATGCAGCTCTGTGGATTGTGATTATGAGGTTCCAGCAGGTGAGAGATTTCAACTGTGCATCACGAGTAAACACAGTCAGTCTAGTTCTAGGGTTCATTTCATCAATAGGAATCTCCATCCTGGGAAACTTTCAG CAAACAGTGGTGATGGGTGCTCACTTGTTGGGTGCATTCCTGGCATTTTTTGTGGGTCTGGCATACTTCTGGGTTCAGGTGTGGCTCACTTACCGTGCCAAACCATCAGATGATAAGAAGTGGGCGGGGCCTGCACGCATCATTTTCTGCAGTCTGTGCACTTGCTTGGTTCTTCTCA TGTCTGTGTTCCATAACATAGGCTACCGATCGGAAGCTGCTATGTGTGAGTGGGCTTTGGTCATGTGCTTCTTCATGCTCTTCGGCATTTTCTCCGCAGAGTTTCGCCACATTGATTTTCATCAACTGCACGTCCAGAACGAGGGGCTCAACAAAAGCACCCTCGAGTCTCCAGCACAGCACAATAAATAG